One stretch of Ipomoea triloba cultivar NCNSP0323 chromosome 8, ASM357664v1 DNA includes these proteins:
- the LOC116027017 gene encoding protein SDA1 homolog: MDSLAQDFSNQINFDEEKVDDNNNEVKIDDQEEEENDYEDEDEDDFSFVFDGVEMAAEETRLVFPLFNTDLLLTDRPPVKHVYAATRNENLVETAAASSSGDDAIAGPCCEWSAAAKKSNSTGFSKLWRFRDLAHRSNSDGRDAFVFLNAAEKKIGGGGVKVNGGEINNVTAAQQQQQKKKKNNKNVTALAHERYLRSKAKDEERRRSYLPYRPELVGFFTNVNGGLTRNVHPY, encoded by the coding sequence ATGGATTCTCTAGCTCAAGATTTCTCCAATCAGATCAACTTCGATGAAGAAAAAGTCGacgataataataatgaagtgAAGATTGAtgatcaagaagaagaagaaaatgattaTGAGGACGAAGATGAAGATgacttttcttttgttttcgaCGGGGTTGAAATGGCCGCCGAAGAGACCCGTCTGGTTTTTCCGTTGTTTAACACAGATCTTCTGTTGACCGACAGGCCGCCGGTCAAACATGTTTACGCGGCGACAAGGAACGAGAATCTAGTGGAAACGGCGGCGGCGTCTTCTTCAGGGGACGACGCCATCGCCGGGCCTTGCTGCGAGTGGTCGGCGGCGGCGAAGAAGAGCAACTCGACGGGGTTTTCGAAGCTTTGGAGATTTAGGGATTTGGCCCACCGGAGCAACAGCGACGGGAGGGACGCGTTTGTGTTTTTGAACGCGGCGGAGAAGAAAATCGGCGGCGGCGGAGTCAAAGTCAACGGCGGAGAAATTAACAACGTAACGGCGgcgcagcagcagcagcagaagaaaaagaagaataataagaATGTAACGGCGTTGGCTCACGAGCGTTACTTGAGAAGTAAGGCGAAGGACGAAGAGCGACGGCGATCCTACCTTCCTTACCGACCGGAGCTTGTTGGGTTCTTCACCAACGTTAACGGCGGCTTAACGAGAAACGTACACCCATactaa